Below is a window of Nitrospirota bacterium DNA.
GTCGTAAACGACATTACCGGTCTTGTGTACCTGCGAACTTGCCGGCATCTGAATATGAATTATGATCTTCCCCTTAATATCATGCACCAACGGAAAGAGTATGAAGGGGGGATCAAGCTTCTGGGCATTGTTTGAAAGGTTGACCAGATTGGTCTTAAGCGTTTCTACCTTTGAAGGTTCTACACCTTTGACCGCGCCATCATCGGCGACGCCCAACAAGATATCTCCGCCATCCCTGTTCAACATGGCGCAGATGGTTTCAAAAAGGGTCTCAGGCAATTCGGCCTTGGCCTCTTTGAACTCGAGGCGAATGTCTTCACGCTGTCTGAGCAATCGTTTTAGCCGCTCTATACTCATCCCTGTTTCTTGCCTTTCCATCCAGATTTCTTTGATAAAAGCATTGCCTTTTATGACCTTATCCTTTACAGCATTTTCTCAGCCGGACCTCTGTCTGGTTTAGGGAGGTTGACCGTGGCTTCCCTGTTATCACACTCTGACAACCGATATATTAGCTCAGAACTATAATTTCAGTGATCCCCATCTACCGCCTCGGCCGGGGGGCTATTAGACCTTGCTGTTGTTATGTCTTATTCGCCTTGTATGTAACCTACCAATCTCTACTTTAATCTATTATGAAAAGAATATTTTTCATTTGTCTATAAACGATAAGGAAGATTTAATTGTGTCACACATTAATATCCAGCCTGACCCTTTCATATTTTTCCCGGAGTAAAGAAATGAAATTACCACCGGCAGCAATGTAGTTTAAATCATCCTCGTCTATGGTGATAATAACCATACCACGATCCTGGAAGACTTTAAGCTGTTCGCGTTCCGCATAAATTGTTTTACCCTTACCGGATATTCCTCCCTTTGAGAATAATATCCCAAATTTTGATTTTGTCGAATCCAGAACGCGACAGAATTTAGCTATAGTTGTAAAATCTGCAGGTGTTGCCCAGTCTTTACATTCACACACAAAATACCGTCCGAGTTCTGATCGGAAATCCATCTCAATACCTTCCATTGAACAAACTATATCGTAGTCTGTAGAGCCACTTCTCTGCCTACGTTTTGTTCTGCAACCTGGCATGCACGAGAGCATATATTCTGCAAGTAACTCTAACGTTTTGCCTGTCGTTTCCCCCAACTTGGAAATTAGCTTCTGAACATATCGAGTGTTTACAGCATAGATCGTCGCTTCTTGAGGGGCTGGGAAAGCAGTCATCCAGTTTTGGTCAAGCTCTTGAAGTATCCATTCAGGATAAAGACTATCAGTTGTATGCGTTTTACTTAACTCATCTATTTTAACAGCATATCTTTTTAACTCATGATCAGGCAGGCCATATCCCCAAACCAGCCGGAAATAAACTCCGCTTGTACCAGGCGATACCATTCCGTTTTCGCGTATAGCATCCTCACAAAGGGTTAACATCAGATAACGTTTTGCAAGAACTTCTAAACCCATCTTTGAATAGCAATCGCTCATCCATACAAGGGGCATTCCTTTATGTGTCCAAATCTCCATCTCTTCCTGTGCGGCAAGCATATGGTCGTACATCTGTGCATAGATTGACAGAGCTTCATGAAATCGCCTCTGGTTAAGATAGAATAAACCGACTAATTCCCAGGCTCGTTGCTCATCCGCTACTGTAGCAATTTGTGCTGGTGAAATTAATTTAGGTAATTGCTGAGCTAGTAGCGCAGCTCCATCACGTTTATCTAAAAGGGGCAACAAGCTCGTAGGAAGTTTTTTTTTAAGTTCTCTCTTCAGATCATCCAATGTTTATACACCTCTATTCGCATGAAAACTCACTCAACCCCCATAGCCTTAAACACCGCATCAACCGGATCAGCATAGAAGCTGTTCTGAAACTTGGACAAAAGTTCCCCGGGGACCGTTTGAAAGTCTCCGACACTGCTGGATGGGATAAGTATTCTCCTGGCGCCAGCGTCAAGAGCCACACGCATAGCCTCTGCCAGGTTTTCTACAGGAATTATATTCCCGCCCAAACTCATACTGCCTAAAATGACCATTTGCGATTGAACTGATTTTCGCATCAACGCCGAGGCAAGCGCAACGACTGCTGTCAAAGTCAATGCTTCTGCTGGCCCGGAATTATGTAATTCAACAACATGAATATGAAAGTCGTGATCCCCGGCCTTTGGCGTAACGCTTATTCTCGATGCATTTGCCTTAAAATAATCAAAGGCCACACGCAAACATTCTTTAGCCGCGGTGTTTGATCCAAGACCTGTAAAACGAACCGAACCATTACCGGGGCTCATCTGAATCTCAATCCTATACAATCCCAAATGCCCGTTACTGCCGCGAACAACGGTATGCACGGTGCCGGGATTCATCGGCCCATCAGGGATGAGGAAACCGCCGCCCTGCTCAGGAACGGAGATATACTTTTCCTCATTGGTTTCCTTATCTGCATAACTAAAATGCACGTCATAAAACTCCATCCCGCCTATCTTCTTAAGCTGCTCCTTAACTCGCCGCCTTGATTCAAGCGCGTAATCCAAACACCTGGCAACTGCAGCCTTATCATATTCACCATGAGGATAAAGAAGCTTTAACAACCCTGACACCATCTTTCTCACAGCAATCACGTCGCGCTGATTCAAATCCCGACCCAGGCGAAAATATTTATCAATCGCATCTGAAAAATTAAGCTTTCGCATCTCCCGTAAATACTCTGCCAGATAATCCACTATAAGACCGTAGTTGTTCGTAAAGAACTCCGGCTTCATCTTGGGTATTTCCCATCCCGGAATATACGCATGGAATCGGTCAAAAAAAGCAGAATCAATCATATTCTCAGGGAATGGCGATAGCAGATGGCTCGTTTTTACCAACGTATCCACGGGCTGATTTATATTACCCACAAAAACCATTGAGGCATTGGCGTTTATCTGATCCCGCCCTCGGGCAAAAGAGCCTGACG
It encodes the following:
- the brxL gene encoding protease Lon-related BREX system protein BrxL — translated: MNTELDNLLNKHFGGKVVRKDLTKKIKEGANVPVYVLEYLLGQYCASTDDSIIDDGMKTVKRVLAENYVRPDEAEKVKSIVKEKGGLKVIDKVTVALNEKKDIYEAVFSNLGIKNVIVPSDTVKKYQKLLAGGIWSIINLRYFYEEGQSVSPFILEDIKPIQMPNMDMETLFEGRRAFTEEQWVDALLRSSGMEPTLFVERVKWHLIARMIPFVENNYNACELGPRNTGKSHLYKEISPNSILVSGGQTTVANLFYNMSRRQIGLVGVWDVVAFDEVAGISFTDKDGVQIMKDYMASGSFARGRDQINANASMVFVGNINQPVDTLVKTSHLLSPFPENMIDSAFFDRFHAYIPGWEIPKMKPEFFTNNYGLIVDYLAEYLREMRKLNFSDAIDKYFRLGRDLNQRDVIAVRKMVSGLLKLLYPHGEYDKAAVARCLDYALESRRRVKEQLKKIGGMEFYDVHFSYADKETNEEKYISVPEQGGGFLIPDGPMNPGTVHTVVRGSNGHLGLYRIEIQMSPGNGSVRFTGLGSNTAAKECLRVAFDYFKANASRISVTPKAGDHDFHIHVVELHNSGPAEALTLTAVVALASALMRKSVQSQMVILGSMSLGGNIIPVENLAEAMRVALDAGARRILIPSSSVGDFQTVPGELLSKFQNSFYADPVDAVFKAMGVE